The segment ATCAGCGAGTTGTCCTTCAAGATTAATTTCATCTAGAATCTGAAAATGAAAAACAGGGGAGATTGCATGAAGTGGATTTCCAAAATCTTGAACTGCACCCAGAGATGGTATTTGTCCATCAAAGCTTAACTTCAATTCTCTCAGTGTGATATATCTATTTTTTTCCTTAACTCGAACTACTGTTGCACTAGCGACCAAATCAACAACTTGCCTTCTGCCAGAATTGTAAATTTTGATTCGATAAACAATTTCGTTTGTCCTGATATGATGAGATCCCTTTAGAAGAATTCTCGAAATTTTAACTCTTGGTTGTAAAAACAATAAATACTTCCAAAACAGCCATGAACCAAAAACACCAAGGAAAAATCCAAGTAGCAGATTAGCGATTTCTTTTAGTTCCACGCAGTTAATCTCCTCAGAGCAGCCCTTGTAATTAATTCAATTCGTGTTGTCATAAGCTGATAAACTGCTTTATTCTCTCGCGGATGAACACTATTGTGCCTACCTTAGCAGTATCCCGGCGAGCTAACAATTGTTTAGACTGACTCTTTCCGCCTAATCATCCAACTTCGGACGTTAGACCGAAAATGGTCGGCATAACATCCCGTTAGGGCGAGTTAGGCTAATGAAAGTCGGCATAACATCCCAAACTAGAGGATTAGACCGACTTTTTCTGCCTAATACCGGGATTTAGAATGTTAGATCGACTCACGTTCCGCATATTACCCCTCGCCAGGGGAATTATCCCGAAAACTTCCGTATTTCTTCTCAAAGAAAGTTTGTACTATTCTGCCTAAGATCCCATTCGACTCCATTCACCCGATGACTGTTGAACGAGAGGACATAAAGATAAAGAAATGTAATCAATCGTCTTGTTTATTTGTTGATTGATAGAAAAATGGCGACTCAATATATCAGCTTTGGGCGACGGCTTTCACAAGGGCTTCAAACAGAAGAATTGCAACTTTGCGTCGGGTGTAGGCGCGAGCCAATTTAATCTTGATGCCGCGCGGTCGTTCGTCGCTGCTGAGACTATAGCGATCGAGTGCGGTCTGATAGAGCTGGCGAATTTCGAGAATTCGGGGGTTTTGAGTTTTGCGGCGAACTTCGATTTGAGTAAACATCCACTGCCACAAGGCTTTACGGCAGAGCGATGATCCGCCTGTGCGACGCTTTTTCAAGCTTGTGCCCGACTCTTCTTGCACTGGGGCAACGCCGATCGCTTTTTGAAATCGCCTCAATGATAAATGTCTTGTGGTCGATTTGCCTGAATTTCTACCCTTACGAATCCGAACTTCAGGCTTGCCGAAACTTAGACTCAATCGTGCAAAATTTGGGCTGCTACTGTCTGAAATCGTCTAGAGAGCCAGAAAACGGCAAATCATTGCCGCACTTCTTTCGTGACCGTTCCCTTCGGTATCAAACCGATCATAAGGATGGACTACGATCGTTTTGCCATCCTTCAGCGCGATCGCAATCCGTCCCATCGGACCAAATTTTCCACCCCGTTTTTTCTGCACCGTCACCTCTGCAATTTGGTCTAGCGGATACTCAGTCGTCCGGGTTCTAATCCAATTCCGTCGTTTCAACGTTAATCGCTGAGTGTATCGGCTGATTTCCAGCGTCACTCGTTCTGCCCAAATCCCAAAGACTGCTGCCCCTGCTAAACAAAGCGTGAAACAAAAAAAACCGTACGATCGCTGATCTCTTTGAAATTTTATGCGCGATCGCTGAGCTTTCAGAAACTGCTGGATCTCCTCTTGCTGTGAGGGTTTGGGATAAACTTCTGCCTGTTCAATGATTCCTGTTGTCGTGACCAGTTGAATCTGATAGCGCAGTGAACCCCTTCTTTCAGAACCGACCGTTTTTAGAGTCACATCTTTGATCTCTTCCAGTTGCCAACTCCGTTGACGTTTGCTAATCCAATTGTGCTGAGTGATCGTACAGTGCCCCTGAGTTGGAAGTGCTAGGTTGCGATTGCACTCAAACGTTTCCCAGGTTAATGCGAGAAGTGCAAACAGAACCACGATCGCACAGATGTTAAACACACTCACAAATGTCCACTTAAACCAGGGACAGAATTGCAGCGCTAGTTTATTTTCGCTTTTATAAATGACTTTCATGGGGGCAATGAAAAGCTTGCACAAGAGAAATCGCAAAGCTTCAAAGCTTAAAGTACCCAGGATTGCCTTTTCGGTGAAATGCCTAAATCTCACGGGATACTCGCAACTGTCGCTTAATCCCCAGACTGCGATCGTAGCGCTTGGATTGACGCTCACCTGCGAGCCATCCCCAAAATAAGGGCGAAGCATCACAGGTGATATTCATCTTTTCCGGGAACGCCTGTGCTATTGAGCAGAAGTCCAATGTAGAGCGTTTTAGGATGAAACCAACGCAGTGTTAGCTGGATCGGGCGGAACACAGACATTTGCTGCCTTAGAAGCATAAAATAGTAGGACTAGCAGGAAGGAGTATAGCCATGAGCATTATTGTCTCTGACGAAATTTTAGCCGCAACTCGCATGACTGAGACTGAAATGCGTCAGGAAATCGCTATTATGCTCTTTCAGCGGGAAAAGCTTACTCTTGCTCAAGCCAGTCGTTTTGCGGGAATGCACCGTGTAGCCTTTCAACACCTACTCGCTAGCCGTCATATCCCAGTACATTACGGAGTAGAAGATTTTGAGCAGGATATTCAGAACCTGCGGGAGATGGGCAGATTGTGATTATCGTCAGTGACACATCACCCATCAACAATTTTGCTGCAATCAATCACCTTCATCTTCTTAATCAACTGTATGGAACGGTTTTTATTCCCGAAGTCGTTTATCGAGAATTAACTGACCCCAATTTTCCTGTTGCAGGTGCGACTGAAGTATAAACCTTTGACTGGATCCAAACTCGTGCTGTTAGCGATCGCATCCTTGTCGAAGCACTGAGCAACGAACTTGATATTGGAGAAGCCGAGGCGATCGCTCTAGCAGTTGAGATTCAAGCCGATCAAGTTTTAATTGATGAACGCCGAGGTCGGTTAGTTGCAAACAGGCTGAATCTTCGCTATACAGGCATCTTGGGAATCTTAGTCGAAGCGAAAAGTAAAGGCTTGATCACTGAGGTGAGACCGCTATTGGATGCGTTGATGAATGAAGCTGGATTTTGGGTTGCAGAACCTTTGTATAACAGCGTTTTACGACTTGTTAACGAGATTGATTTAGCTTGAGCTTTTGAAGAACAGGAAAGTTTTGTGCATGTCCCACAGACGGGATAGAGCCAGCTAATGACCCCAATCACCGGACACAGATAACCTTTGCAACTTACCGATCACTTGACATTGTTCCGGTGCATTGGGATTGTTGGGCGGCGGATAACTTCAACACTTCAATACTTATTAAAAAGTAATGAACTCACGTAAATCGCTCAGGGTAGATTGAAGCTTCTCGCCATCTCTTAACTCCCAATTACTAACTCGAAAAACGTGCCAGTTTTCTTTACGAAGCTTTCTATCCTCTTTCAATCGTTTGGAATAAGCTTCTTGGTCAGCATACCAATCTGATTCCTTCTTAGTAGCATAATGGCTTATGTCATCTACCAAAATTACATATCTTCTATTGTTCCAAAATGCTACAAAATCAACTCTATATAAGTCATCCATATGTAGTGATGAGGCAGAACGAAGGTTTTTCTTGGCTTGAGAATGCCATTGTATCCAAGCTTGAGGTATTAAAACAGGCAAATCCTGATTCGCCATGTCAAATCTCTTGGCATACTCTATAAAAAATTTCTTCTCATACTCCGATTGATTCATATCAATCATTGCCTTCTTCAAAACCCTATTTTTTGAAGCATCAAGACCGTAGGAAGCCTCTAGCATCTTAAAACTAAAATCGGGATAAACTTTGCCTCTTACTAATCCCAATCCATCTTGAAGCTCATACTTCAATGTCTGTCCACCTTTTTCTGCGCTAATAGAGAAGTCTGGTTTAAGTACCCCAAAAGGTAGTCCGGCAGGAAATTGATATGCAAATAGATCCTCACCCAGAATAGAACCTTCGTAATTGATCTTATTATCTTCAACTCCAAACCCGTTGCTAGTACATATAGAGCGTAGGCGATCTTTCGCCTCATCAGAGATGTAGTGCAACTGAAGGATATATTCAATGACTTTAAAGAACTTATGGATATTCTCTATCTTTTGCCAATCAGTAGCAGCATAAAACTCATCAACAAGCCCACGCCTTGCTCCTCCAGAAGATGCTTCATTCTCTAAAGTGAAACCTGCATTCGAGAAAATACCTTTAATTTGACCTAAAGATAAAAAGTCAACACAGAACTCTCTGAACTCAATTTTAAGAACTTTTAGAAGAGCGGTTGCGTTATTCGTCATCTACATGAACAAGCAGTTTAGGATAATGGAGATATTCTAATCAATCAAAGGATGGTTCAATGTTCAATAGCTATTTAACTCCCCTTGAACCTTGAAATGCCGCCTCCACAGATAACATTAAGCTTCCCAACAATTGTTTAGACTGACTCTTTCCGCCTAACCATCCAGATTCGGACGTTAGACCGACTTTTTCTGCCTAATACCGGGATTTGGAATGTTAGATCGACTACGTTCCGCATATTACGCCTCGACAGGGGAATTAGAGCGAAAACTTCCGTATTTCTTCCCAAAGAAAGCTTGTACTTATTCTGCCTAAGATCCTGTTCAACCACATTCACCCGATGACTGTTGAACGAGATGACATAAAGATAAAGAAATGTAATCAATCATCTTGCTTATTTGTTGGTTAACAGAAAAATATGGCGACTCACACTATCACTTTCTTGTAACGCTGTTAATCGATCGATTCAAGAATCCTAATTTCTCTTGCGAATCCCACGGCGATCGCAATCTTGTAACCAGAGTTGGATTGCTTTCCCGATCGAGCTTTCTCGACTCTCGCGGGGTGGAGTGATCGGCTGTCCTGGTGTCGTCGTGCCAATGCGGGTAAACATAAGCGGAAGTTGCCATCCTCGCTGGCTACGAGTGAGAAAGAGCCAGTGAAATTCTTGCAGTTCGACTGGCGTGTTTCCCACATATTCTCGTCCTAATGTCGTGATAAAGACTTGTTTGAGGGTTAGATCGGGAGGACGATCGGAATTGAGCGGCAGCGGTTCAAATTCGGGTCGTCCTGCCAAGATGACGGAGCTTCTCCGATTTCGAGTTAAGCGTTCTCGCACTGTAATGCGATTGGCATATCCTGGCAATTCAGGCAGCATTGCCCTGACGAGCGGTTCGATTTCGGTGGGGCAAGCGACACGAGTTGCAGCTTGGACAGGAAATTGAGAAACCGCGATCGCCCAAACACTCATGAGCGCCCAATAAGGTAAAGATTTCATCTTGAGACATCCAAGTGAATCAAACGATTAAGAGACAGAAGCCGCTTCGATCTCCTCACAAATTCGCTCAAACGCTGCCCCCGGATCATCTGCTGCCGTAATCGGTCTGCCAATGACTAAATACGTCGCTCCCGCCTTCATTGCCTGCCCCGGAGTCATGACCCGTTGCTGATCGCCAACAGCCGCCCATGCAGGACGCACCCCCGGACAAACCAAGACAAAATCCTTGCCACACACCTCGCGCAACTGTGTCACCTCATGAGGCGAACATACGGCTCCCCCTAATCCGCTCTCCTTCGCCAACATCGCCATTTCCAGCGCATACTCTGGCAATTCCAGCGGAATTTTTAACTCAAATGCCAGCGATCGCGCCGATAAACTCGTCAAAACGGTAATCGCAATTAGCTTCGGATCTGACCCCGGTGCTTTATTTGCCTCAATCGCACTTTGTGCGGCTTGCAAGGCTGCCTTTCCTGCTGTCGCGTGAACCGTAATCAAATCCACGCCATACCGAGCCGCCGCCGCGCAAGCTCCTGCTACCGTATTGGGAATATCGTGAAACTTCAGGTCGAGGAAGATCCGCTTCTCCCGCTCTTGCAAGACTTTGAGAATGTTGGAACCCGAACTGACAAACAATTCCAGCCCCACTTTCCAAAACGTGACTTGAGGCAAGCGATCGATGAGCGCGATCGCACTTTCCTCAGACGGGACATCTAACGGCACGATAATTCGATCGTTCATGGTACAAACCGCACAAATTTATTCTTTCCAAGCTGAAGCACTTTTCCGGTCAAAGTGTCTGGCGTTTCAAACAGCAGATCCGGACTGCTCATTTTCTCGCCGTCTAACTTGACGGCTCCGCCTTGAATTTGTCTCCGCGCTTCGGAACTGCTCTTACACAGTCCGGCGGCACTCACGAGATAAAACAATTTCGATGGAAATTGCAGCCCAGACAGCGAGAACTCTGGGACAGCATCGCTTTGGCTTCCACCACCTTGAATCAAACTTAAAGCAGCAGTTTGAGCTTCTAAAGCCTTGTCTTTCCCGTGATACTGGGTAACGATATCGAGGGCAAGAAGTTTTTGACGCTCTCTTGGATTCTCAGGCAGTTGGTCGAGGGGTAAGTCAGTCAAAAGCTCGAAATATTGAGCGATCGTCGAATCCGGGACTTTTTCCAATTTCGAGTACATGCTGAGCGGATCTTCTGACAGTCCTACATAATTGCCCAACGATTTCGACATTTTCTGAACGCCGTCTAATCCTGGCAAAATCGGCATTAATAATCCAAATTGCGGAGTCTGTCCAAAATGCCGCTGTAAATCACGTCCAACCGCCAAATTAAACTTCTGATCGGTTCCTCCTAATTCGACATCGGCTTCTAATGCAACCGAATCGTAGCCTTGCATCAACGGGTACAAAAATTCATGCAAATAAATCGCGGTTCCTTGCTTATACCGCTCGGCAAAGCCTTCTTTTGCCAGCATTTGCCCGACCGTCATCGTCGCTAACAGTTCTAGAATCTTAGCCAAATCCAACTTAGACAGCCATTCAGAGTTATAACGAATCTCTAAACGTCCCGGCGTATCAAAATCCAGAATCGGGCGCAACTGCTGCAAATACGTCTTTGCATTCGCGGCGACATCTTCTTCGGTCAACTGCTTCCGCACCTCGGATTTCCCTGTCGGATCGCCAATTCTTGCCGTAAAGTCCCCGATTAACAACACCGCAGTATGTCCGGCATCCTGAAACTGACGCAACTTGCGGTAGATAGTACTATGCCCCAAATGGATATCCGTTCCAGTAGGGTCAATTCCGAACTTAATCCGCAACGGACGCTCGCTTTTCTCCAAGCGAACCCGTAAATTTTCAGTCGGAAGATGAGAATCCGGCTGG is part of the Leptolyngbya boryana PCC 6306 genome and harbors:
- a CDS encoding transposase; this translates as MRRFQKAIGVAPVQEESGTSLKKRRTGGSSLCRKALWQWMFTQIEVRRKTQNPRILEIRQLYQTALDRYSLSSDERPRGIKIKLARAYTRRKVAILLFEALVKAVAQS
- a CDS encoding UPF0175 family protein — translated: MSIIVSDEILAATRMTETEMRQEIAIMLFQREKLTLAQASRFAGMHRVAFQHLLASRHIPVHYGVEDFEQDIQNLREMGRL
- a CDS encoding DUF3368 domain-containing protein, with amino-acid sequence MGILVEAKSKGLITEVRPLLDALMNEAGFWVAEPLYNSVLRLVNEIDLA
- a CDS encoding KH domain-containing protein, yielding MTNNATALLKVLKIEFREFCVDFLSLGQIKGIFSNAGFTLENEASSGGARRGLVDEFYAATDWQKIENIHKFFKVIEYILQLHYISDEAKDRLRSICTSNGFGVEDNKINYEGSILGEDLFAYQFPAGLPFGVLKPDFSISAEKGGQTLKYELQDGLGLVRGKVYPDFSFKMLEASYGLDASKNRVLKKAMIDMNQSEYEKKFFIEYAKRFDMANQDLPVLIPQAWIQWHSQAKKNLRSASSLHMDDLYRVDFVAFWNNRRYVILVDDISHYATKKESDWYADQEAYSKRLKEDRKLRKENWHVFRVSNWELRDGEKLQSTLSDLREFITF
- the pyrF gene encoding orotidine-5'-phosphate decarboxylase, coding for MNDRIIVPLDVPSEESAIALIDRLPQVTFWKVGLELFVSSGSNILKVLQEREKRIFLDLKFHDIPNTVAGACAAAARYGVDLITVHATAGKAALQAAQSAIEANKAPGSDPKLIAITVLTSLSARSLAFELKIPLELPEYALEMAMLAKESGLGGAVCSPHEVTQLREVCGKDFVLVCPGVRPAWAAVGDQQRVMTPGQAMKAGATYLVIGRPITAADDPGAAFERICEEIEAASVS
- the tyrS gene encoding tyrosine--tRNA ligase — its product is MSNSLDWLFRGTTEIFPDQPDSHLPTENLRVRLEKSERPLRIKFGIDPTGTDIHLGHSTIYRKLRQFQDAGHTAVLLIGDFTARIGDPTGKSEVRKQLTEEDVAANAKTYLQQLRPILDFDTPGRLEIRYNSEWLSKLDLAKILELLATMTVGQMLAKEGFAERYKQGTAIYLHEFLYPLMQGYDSVALEADVELGGTDQKFNLAVGRDLQRHFGQTPQFGLLMPILPGLDGVQKMSKSLGNYVGLSEDPLSMYSKLEKVPDSTIAQYFELLTDLPLDQLPENPRERQKLLALDIVTQYHGKDKALEAQTAALSLIQGGGSQSDAVPEFSLSGLQFPSKLFYLVSAAGLCKSSSEARRQIQGGAVKLDGEKMSSPDLLFETPDTLTGKVLQLGKNKFVRFVP